Part of the Meiothermus sp. QL-1 genome is shown below.
GGATGGTGATGTGCTCCGGGGCCGCCTCCTGGAAACGCTTGATGCGCCGAAGCTCGCGTATCTGGGCCTTGGCCGCTATGCGCAGGTGTTCGGGGTTGTCGGGGTCGTAGTCCTCCAGCCCGGTGAGCCGGCGGTAGTCGGCCAGCAGCTTGGGGTGCACCAGATCGCCCATCAAGACCACCCGGTAGACCCCGCGCCGCAAAGGGTCGGAGGGCAGCCAGTCCTCTCCTACCGCGTACGAGTTTTTTAGCGCCCGCCAGAGCTTGGGGAACTCGGCGTGCAGGTCTCCGATTGCGATTACCTTGATCACACCATACCCTTCACGAGACGTGCCCCTTGAGCAAGGCCCTGAGCTCGCCATAGAGTTTACGGGTTTCCTCGGGGTGCCGGCCATAGCCGCCGTACTTGAGCACAATTTGCGCGGCCTGTTTGCCCAGCCCGGCGGCCTTCAGGCGCTCCATCAGCCGGTCTATGAGCACCTGGGCCTCGGGCTTGGCCGCCGCTTCCTCCTCGCCCCTGCCCAGGCTGGGCTGGCCCGACTCGGGGTCGAGCTCCACCCAGCGCCGCTCTGCTGGCACCCGCCCTATGCCGAACTTGGCCGCTGCCTGGCGCAGCGCGTCGGCAAAGGCCGCCTGCAGGGTCTCGCCCTCGCCCAAGGCCTCCTTGGAGACCCCCAGGATGGTGAGCCGGCATTTGACCGCGTGGCGTTCTTTGGAGGGCAAGAGCTCGTAGCTGTCCTGCCAGCCCTGGGGGCCCACCACCTCGTCCAGCCGCTCGAGCACGGCCTCCACCGTGGCGCAGCGGGCCACGAGGGCCCGTTTTCTATCCCGCGAAAAGCCCTCTATCCGCCAGCCCAAGGCTTCCTCGGCAAAGGGCTCGCAAAGCATCGCCCAGACCTCGTCCATTGGGAGGTATTTTAGCCAAAGCCCGGGGTGCCGTGGAGCCAATGCAGCCTGGAGCACAAACGCACCTCTTTTGATAGAGGACTATCAATAAGCTATGCGCGGTTGGTTTTTCCTGCTGTTGATGGGCTTCCTTCCCGGGCTGGCGCAGGGCCTGCCGGTGGCCGCCACCACCCCCATTCTGGCCGATCTGGTGCGGGAGGTGGGGGGCGAACGGGTGCGGCTGGCCCAGGTGGTGCCCATGGGGGCGGACCCCCACAGCTTTGAGCCCCGCCCCTCCACGCTGCGGGCCCTGAGCGGCGCGCGGGTGCTTTTTGCCAATGGGCTTGGTTTGGAGACCTTCTTGCCCAAGCTGCAGGCCGGCCTGCCTCCGGGAGCCCGCACGGTGCTTCTGGCCGAGGGGGCTCCGGACCTCATCTGTTTTAGCGAGGCGGAGCTGAGGGCCGAGCGGGCCCGGGGGCTCGAGGTTCACCGGCACGGTCCCTGCGACCCCCACCTGTGGCTCGAGCCCACCTACGCCCGCCTTTATGTGGAGCGCATCGAGGCCACCCTGGCCGGGCTCGACCCGAGGGGCAGGGCCTACTACGCCCAGCGCAGGGCGGATTTTCTGCGCCGGCTCGCAGCCGTAGACCAGGAGGTGAGGGCCTGCCTCGAGGCTGTTCCCCCGGCCCAGCGCCGGCTGGTGGTGCAGCACGATGCCTTCCGCTACGCGGCGCGCTACTACGGCTTTAGCGTGGTGGGGAGCCTGGCCAGCTTTGCCGGGCAGCAGCGGGGGCCCCGGGCCCTGGAGGAGCTGGCCCGGCAGATGCGGCAGCTTGGGGTGCGGGTTATCGCTGCTGAGCCGCAGTTTGCCCCCCGCGAGGCCCGGGCGCTGGCCGAGGCCACGGGGGCCCGGGTGGTGACCCTCTTTTCCGACACCCTGACCCGGGAGGTCCCCACCTACCTGGCCCTGCTCCGGCACAACGGGCGCGCCCTGTGCGAGGCCTTTCGGGGATGAGGGATTGCCCTTGAGAAGATAATGATTTATCAATATCTTTAGGAGGCAGAGCCATGCTGAAACGCACAGTTGGACTCCTGGTTTTGGCCCTAGGCAGCCTAGCCCTGGCCCACGGGGAAAAGCACCCCGGGCGGCTGGTGGTGGCCGACGGAAAAAGCGGCTTTCTACAGGTGATCGACCTGGAAAAAGGGGAAGTTGTGGGTCGGTTTACCGCCCCGGGGCCCGCCCAGGTATACCCCGCGCCGGGGGGGCAGTATGCCTTTGCCCTCCACCGCGAGCAGAATCGGGTGAGCATCGTCTATAGCGGCCTGGGGTTGGAGGACCACGGCGACCACAAGGACCTGGTGCTCCAGACCCCCTACGTCTGGGCCACGGTGACCACCGGCCCCAAGCCCACTCACTTCAAGGCCCACGGCGACTGGGTGGCCATATACAACGACGGCGACGGCACCGTTGCGGTCTTTGATGCCAGGAAGCTGGGGCTTTTGCCTGAGTTTCGCGAGATTGCCACCGGTGCGCCCGACCACGGGGCCCCTTTGGCCCTGCCTCAAGTTGTGCTGGCCGGCAGCCTCAACCGGGGGGTTGTAGAGGTTTATACCCACGGAGGGCGCAAGGTGGCGGAGTTCGCCGGCTGCCCCAGGCTGCACGGCCAGGCGGTGCGGGGCTCCACCATCGCGTTTGGTTGCGCGGATGGGGTGCTGCTGCTGGAGCAGCGGGGCAGCGGCTTCGTCGCCCGTAAGCTCAGCAACCCCGCCGGGGCTGCTGGGGCCCGGGTGGGTACCCTGGTGGCCCATGCCAAGCACCCCTTCTTCATAGGGAACTTTGGCCAGGGACTGGCCCGGATTGACGAGGCCATCCGCCCCATCCCTTTGCCGGCCAACCCGGTGCGATTCGGCTTTGATAAAGACGGGGTGCTGGTGGTGCTCACCGCCGACGGCTACCTGCATACCCTCGAGCCCGCCTCAGGCCGGGTGCAGGCCAGCCTGCAGGTGAGCGGGCCCATCGCCGCCACGGGCGAGGGGGCCTTGCGACCGGGTCTGGCCCTGGGGGACGGTCTGGCCTTTGTGGCCCTGCCTGCGAGCGGGGAGGTGCTGGAGATTGCCCTGGAGCCCTTGCAGGTAAAACGCCGTTTCAGCCTGGGCGGGGCTCCGGCCAGCCTGGCCTGGCTCTGGGTGGAAGGGGAGCGGCACTGAGCGGGCATGGAGCGGGTGGACGTGGCCATCGTGGGGGCCGGCCCGGCGGGGGTTGGGGTGGGTCTGGCCCTCAAGCGGCTGGGCGTTGGCTTCCGCATCCTGGAGCGCCACACCGTGGGGGCCTCCTTCCGGCGCTGGCCGGCCGAGACCCGCTTCATCACCCCCAGCTTCACCGCCAACGCCTTTGGCCTGCCCGACCTAAACGCGGTCTCCCCGGAGACCTCGCCGGCCTTCACCCTGCGCAAGGAGCACCCCAGTGGCCCGGACTACGCCCGCTACCTCCAAGCCCTGGTCCGGCATTACGCCCTGCCGGTGGCCACCCGCACGGCGGTGGAGAAGGTTCAGCCCCTAGAAGAGGGCTTCCGCCTCACCACTTCCCAGGGTCCCCTGGAGGCCTGCTTCCTGGTCTGGGCCACGGGGGAGTTCCAGTTTCCTCGCCAGGCCCTGCCCGGGCTCCACTACGGGCAGGTGCGAAGCTGGGCCCGGCTGCCGGGGGAGCGCTTTGTGGTGGTGGGGGGGTATGAGTCCGGGTTGGATGCGGCCTGCAACCTGGTGGCCCTGGGGAAGCGCGTCCAGGTCTTCGACCCCAAGGCCCCCTGGGCCCGCGCCACCGGCGAGCCCAGCGTGGATGTTTCGCCCTACACCCTGGAGCGGCTGCAGCAGGCGTTGGCGACGGGGCGGCTCGAGCTGGTGCGCGCTGCGGTGCGGAGGGTGGAGGCAAAAGGGGGGAGCTTCATACTCCACCACACCAAGGGGGCGGTGGAAAGCCCCACCCCGCCCATCCTAGCCACAGGGTTTGGCGGGGGCCTTGGGCCAGTAGAGCAGCTTTTTGCCTGGCAGAAGGGCCACCCCATCCTAAGCGAGGCGGCCGACGAGTCCACCCGCACCCCGGGTCTTTTTCTGGCAGGCCCTGGGGTGCGGCACCGGGGGACGGCCTTTTGCTTCATCTACAAGTTCCGGGGCCGCCTCCCGCTGGTGGCCAGCGCCATTGCTGAGCGCCTGGGGGTCGATTCTGGGCCGCTGGAGCCCTACAGGGCGCGCGGGATGTGGGCCGACGACCTGGCCGCTTGCTGTACCTCTCGCTGCGCCTGCTAGGCCCTAGCGCTTGAAGCGGTCCAGCGAGGCCAGATAGCTTTCCAGCAAAGCTCGGAACTGGCTCACAAACAGGTCGCGCTCGTTGCGTATCTGTTCGATCTCGCCGCGCATGCGCTTCATCTGCTCGATAAGCTCCTGCAGCGCGGCCTGGCGCTCGGACTCGGTCTCACGCCGGATAAGCTCGGCCTCCCGCTCGGCCTGGGCCTTGATCTCGCGGGCAATGCGCTCGGCAGCCACCACGGCCCGCTTGAGCTCGGCCTCCCCCTCCCGGGCCTTGGCCAGCTCGGCCTCGAGCGCCCGGATCTGGTTCCGCAGGCGCTCGTTTTCCTCAATCAGGGCGCTTTGGATATCGGCCACGCGGGCTAGATACTCCCGCACCTCGGCCACCACGTAGCCCCTCAGCCCCTGGCGGAACTCCTGGTAGCGGATATCCAGAGGGGTCAGGTCGCCGGCAGCGCGAAACTCGCCCGTCTTGCGGTCTTCCACAGGCCTTAGACTACTACCAAAACCTCACTCGGGCTCAAAGACTGCCCGGCCCACCCGCACCAGCGTGGCCCCTTCCTCCACCGCCACCTCGAAGTCGCCCGACATCCCCATGCTGCGCTCGGGCAGCTGATACCGGTCGGCCAGGTGGGCCAGCCGGGCGAAAAGGGGCCGCGCCGCCTCGGGGTCTTCGCTGTAGGGGGGCACGGTCATCAGGCCTTCCACCGAAAGCCCCTCCAGCGCTCGTATTCGGGCCAGGGCCTCGCCCAGCTCCTCCTCCAGAAAGCCGTGCTTCTGGGGTTCCCGCCCCAGGTTGACCTCGAGCAGCACCCGCTGCACCTTGCCTGCCTCGCGGGCCTTGCGGGCCACGGCCTCGGCCAGGCGCAGGGAGTCAATGGAGTGAATGAGCTCAAAGCGCACCGCGAACTTGGCCTTATTGCGCTGCAAAGGACCGATGAAGTGCCACTCGGCCTGCAGGGCCTCCAGCTTGGGCAGGGCTTCCTGGATGCGCGACTCGCCCAGAGGAAATGGGCCGTAGCGCAGGACCTTCTCCTCAATCTCGGCCACGGGGTGCTCCTTGGTCACCACCACCAGCCGCACCCCCCTGGGGTCCCGCCCTGCGCGCTGGCAGGCCTGCTCGATGCGGGCTAGCACGGCGGGGAGGCTCATAGGGCCGCCAGAATCCCCCTTACAAAGCGGCGGAAGAGGGCCCCGCTTTGGGCCGCGGTGGCCA
Proteins encoded:
- a CDS encoding DivIVA domain-containing protein, which gives rise to MEDRKTGEFRAAGDLTPLDIRYQEFRQGLRGYVVAEVREYLARVADIQSALIEENERLRNQIRALEAELAKAREGEAELKRAVVAAERIAREIKAQAEREAELIRRETESERQAALQELIEQMKRMRGEIEQIRNERDLFVSQFRALLESYLASLDRFKR
- a CDS encoding YggS family pyridoxal phosphate-dependent enzyme, whose translation is MSLPAVLARIEQACQRAGRDPRGVRLVVVTKEHPVAEIEEKVLRYGPFPLGESRIQEALPKLEALQAEWHFIGPLQRNKAKFAVRFELIHSIDSLRLAEAVARKAREAGKVQRVLLEVNLGREPQKHGFLEEELGEALARIRALEGLSVEGLMTVPPYSEDPEAARPLFARLAHLADRYQLPERSMGMSGDFEVAVEEGATLVRVGRAVFEPE
- a CDS encoding NAD(P)/FAD-dependent oxidoreductase, with product MERVDVAIVGAGPAGVGVGLALKRLGVGFRILERHTVGASFRRWPAETRFITPSFTANAFGLPDLNAVSPETSPAFTLRKEHPSGPDYARYLQALVRHYALPVATRTAVEKVQPLEEGFRLTTSQGPLEACFLVWATGEFQFPRQALPGLHYGQVRSWARLPGERFVVVGGYESGLDAACNLVALGKRVQVFDPKAPWARATGEPSVDVSPYTLERLQQALATGRLELVRAAVRRVEAKGGSFILHHTKGAVESPTPPILATGFGGGLGPVEQLFAWQKGHPILSEAADESTRTPGLFLAGPGVRHRGTAFCFIYKFRGRLPLVASAIAERLGVDSGPLEPYRARGMWADDLAACCTSRCAC
- a CDS encoding DNA repair protein Rad52 translates to MDEVWAMLCEPFAEEALGWRIEGFSRDRKRALVARCATVEAVLERLDEVVGPQGWQDSYELLPSKERHAVKCRLTILGVSKEALGEGETLQAAFADALRQAAAKFGIGRVPAERRWVELDPESGQPSLGRGEEEAAAKPEAQVLIDRLMERLKAAGLGKQAAQIVLKYGGYGRHPEETRKLYGELRALLKGHVS
- a CDS encoding metal ABC transporter substrate-binding protein, which produces MRGWFFLLLMGFLPGLAQGLPVAATTPILADLVREVGGERVRLAQVVPMGADPHSFEPRPSTLRALSGARVLFANGLGLETFLPKLQAGLPPGARTVLLAEGAPDLICFSEAELRAERARGLEVHRHGPCDPHLWLEPTYARLYVERIEATLAGLDPRGRAYYAQRRADFLRRLAAVDQEVRACLEAVPPAQRRLVVQHDAFRYAARYYGFSVVGSLASFAGQQRGPRALEELARQMRQLGVRVIAAEPQFAPREARALAEATGARVVTLFSDTLTREVPTYLALLRHNGRALCEAFRG